From a region of the Paralichthys olivaceus isolate ysfri-2021 chromosome 4, ASM2471397v2, whole genome shotgun sequence genome:
- the rimbp2b gene encoding RIMS-binding protein 2 isoform X4, translating into MREAAERRQQLELEHEQALAVLNAKQQEIDLLQKAKVRELEEKCRSQSEQFNLLSKELEKFRLQAGKFDILSTEPLTLCESPGSPNKSLSQLLNGLAAPIGKGNEAPSSRSLISEFIRPLQISGDKPELLSVKPTFLTRSRASSPARAFLSEMDKELSSTTRSKPRFTGKVRLCIARYSYNPYDGPNEHPEAELPLVAGKYLYVYGTMDDDGFYEGELLDGQRGLVPSNFVDFVQDEETSSVQHRGTVAKQPGYLNHSSLGTQRLGVGTGTSISSLLSDSKLDCLSSSSLGIDLMGSSSNGTGTLDVSIDEVGEDIVPYPRRINLIKQLAKSVIIGWDPPVVPPGWGSIRGYNVLVDKEVRMSVPYGGRTKSLIEKLNLATNTYRISVQSITDRGPSDELRCTQLVGKDVVVAPYYLRVDSITQVSAELSWMPSNSNYSHTIFLNGAEYDMVKAGGYKYKFFNLKSMTVYKVKVVAQPHQVPWQLPMDQREKREISVEFCTQPAASVLCSSGPPLPPQEVQVQCGQTPGFLQVRWKPPPLTPSGTSNGASVIGYVVCTKGEKIAEVLYPTADYVTVELNRIQCLEAREIIVRTLSTQGESQDSPVAVIPHNLLGSPRLSHRTMAPPPPMPHLQSHPAHSQTHPPYPSTYPPNHPQPQMQALSRPQPHTLPHTQSQPVHHPPPQPQPHFQRHPMPKSKPLVSAREPETKEHEVGPRPAQSWERSPSPLPPMRGPNLEPPHFQPRRSPSPQRILPQPQGVPITNTIAKAMAREAAQRVFAEGNRIEKRNIFSERGNTLHPLNSDEEEDGYDSPHARRRGASVDEFLRGSELGRQHHHHHYSHSEEYHTESSRGSDLSDIMEEDEEDLYSEMQLEEGRRRSINSHNTLKAYYKRQDLAEERDCWDLQREVVKQKSLRSKRLHSIPEVAEEESDSVDSMGQRLCFEDGGRPGTPHTQRRMYPQDTHMHNNFTPNKTSRYLQRQRSSPRFTDSRYYCNADDRSLGRPNRQNTKSPDSGLDCGSEEEGSLGRGHRGYYTYGSPLRGPVRIIHCEGPVERRALAMGRKRTLTRQCSVEEEFSDLPVTAVKLVHKGDFRNREHFGPGREAGQRNYSREGALSEGRLNELDRVYYSPHREARAQSMSRLNRDQPLIIGNSPSHGSADRLDHSGRRPVHIGTPPQRRPIPSIEITMDSNSEGSEGNLSPVKEDVYYGSVARRRIWRSMSSEDQYDGYGGRRHGRGRRSPDYYEESEPEEMTRVFVALFDYDPLSMSPNPDAADEELPFKEGQIIKVFGNKDTDGFYRAQIRERVGLIPCNMVSEIQTEDYDMMDQLLKQGFLPLNTPVEKLVNCDRFKDGRSINRRSRKSKRERNRRSGRQHPLSTRRMVALYDYDPRESSPNVDVEYEGNRLNEEAELTFCAGDVIMVFGEIDEDGFYYGELNGHKGLVPSNFLEEVPDDVEVFLTDSPSRYPQDNPARIKTKRVPLDKSGPPRRAASPTARPCALDWGPAAVGPRSPIRAPLDMYSSKKKKGLISKGKKLLGRLGAVK; encoded by the exons ATGCGTGAGGCTGCAGAGCGGAGGCAGCAGCTAGAATTGGAGCATGAGCAGGCCTTGGCTGTACTCAAtgcaaagcagcaggagattgacCTTCTTCAGAAG GCCAAAGTCCGTGAGCTGGAGGAAAAATGTCGGAGTCAGAGTGAGCAGTTCAACCTCCTGTCAAAAGAGTTGGAGAAGTTCCGGCTCCAGGCTGGGAAGTTTGACATCCTCAGCACGGAACCTTTAACTCTATGTGAATCTCCTGGGTCACCCAACAAATCCCTTTCTCAGCTTCTCAATGGACTGGCTGCCCCCATAGGAAAAG GCAATGAGGCTCCATCAAGCAGATCTTTGATATCAGAGTTCATTCGACCGCTCCAGATCAGTGGAGACAAGCCCGAGCTCCTCTCTGTCAAGCCAACATTCCTCACTCGCAGTCGAGCCAGCAGCCCGGCAAGGGCCTTCCTCTCTGAG aTGGACAAAGAGTTGAGCTCAACCACCAGGTCCAAACCAAGATTCACTGGGAAGGTTCGTCTGTGTATTGCTCGGTACAG TTACAATCCTTATGATGGGCCTAATGAGCATCCTGAGGCAGagctccccctggtggcaggGAAGTACCTCTACGTTTACGGGACAATGGATGACGATGGCTTTTATGAAG GAGAGCTGCTGGATGGACAGCGGGGCCTCGTCCCATCTAACTTTGTAGATTTTGTCCAAGATGAGGAGACATCGTCTGTCCAGCATAGGGGCACAGTGGCTAAACAACCTGGCTACCTCAACCACAGTAGCCTGGGAACTCAGAGACTGGGGGTCGGCACAGGAACAAGCATTAGCAGCCTGCTGTCTGACAGTAAACTAGACTGTCTGAGTTCAAGCAGCTTGGGCATTGACCTCATGGGTTCTTCCAGCAATGGGACGGGAACGCTGGATGTCAGCATTGACGAGGTCGGTGAAGACATTGTGCCTTATCCCCGCCGCATCAACCTGATTAAACAACTGGCCAAGAGTGTAATTATTGGTTGGGACCCCCCTGTGGTCCCACCAGGCTGGGGTTCCATCAGAGGCTACAATGTATTGGTGGATAAGGAGGTGCGCATGAGTGTCCCCTACGGGGGCAGGACAAAGTCTCTTATTGAAAAGCTCAATTTAGCTACCAACACTTACCGAATCTCAGTGCAGAGCATCACTGACCGGGGCCCTTCGGATGAGCTCCGGTGCACTCAGCTCGTGGGAAAGGATGTGGTGGTGGCACCTTACTACCTGCGGGTGGATAGCATCACGCAGGTCTCTGCTGAGCTCTCCTGGATGCCCAGCAACAGCAACTACAGTCACACCATCTTCCTCAACGGTGCAGAGTATGACATGGTCAAGGCCGGGGGCTACAAGTACAAGTTCTTCAACCTGAAGTCCATGACAGTTTACAAGGTGAAAGTTGTGGCGCAGCCGCATCAGGTGCCTTGGCAGCTTCCGATGGatcaaagagagaagagggaaatcTCTGTGGAGTTCTGCACTCAGCCTGCAG CGAGTGTGTTATGCTCCTCAGGGCCCCCTCTACCTCCCCAGGAGGTGCAGGTCCAGTGTGGTCAGACGCCCGGGTTCCTGCAGGTCAGATGGAAGCCGCCCCCTCTGACGCCTTCAGGAACCTCCAACGGAGCCAGTGTCATTGGCTATGTTGTGTGCACAAAGGGAGAAAAG ATTGCAGAAGTCTTGTACCCCACAGCAGATTATGTGACTGTGGAGTTAAACAGGATTCAGTGTCTGGAGGCCAGAGAAATCATTGTAAGGACGTTATCAACACAAGGCGAGTCCCAGGACTCTCCTGTGGCCGTCATCCCACACAATCTCTTGGGCTCTCCACGCCTCTCCCACCGAACCATGGCACCCCCTCCCCCTATGCCTCATCTGCAGTCCCATCCAGCGCACTCACAAACCCATCCTCCTTACCCGTCAACGTATCCCCCAAATCACCCTCAGCCCCAGATGCAGGCTCTGTCTCGACCGCAGCCCCACACGCTGCCCCACACGCAGTCGCAGCCTgtccatcatcctcctcctcaacccCAGCCTCATTTCCAGCGCCACCCAATGCCCAAGTCCAAGCCGTTAGTAAGTGCCAGAGAGCCAGAAACCAAAGAGCATGAGGTGGGCCCGCGGCCAGCCCAGTCTTGGGAGCGCTCCCCGTCTCCGCTGCCTCCCATGCGCGGTCCCAACCTAGAGCCACCGCACTTTCAGCCACGGCGATCGCCCTCTCCTCAGAGGATCCTTCCGCAGCCTCAGGGAGTCCCCATCACCAACACCATCGCCAAGGCCATGGCCAGGGAAGCTGCCCAGAGAGTGTTTGCCGAGGGTAACAGG ATTGAGAAAAGGAATATCTTTAGTGAACGAGGTAACACGTTGCATCCACTCAACTctgacgaggaggaggatggataCGACTCTCCTCAtgcgaggaggagaggagcctCGGTGGATGAATTCCTCAGAGGCTCGGAGTTGGGCAGACAG caccatcatcaccactacAGCCACAGTGAAGAGTACCACACAGAGAGCAGCCGGGGTTCCGACCTGTCCGACATaatggaggaggatgaggaagaccTGTACTCTGAGATGCAACTGGAGGAAGGCCGCAGGCGCAGTATCAACTCTCACAACACTCTTAAG GCATATTACAAGCGTCAGGACTTAGCTGAGGAAAGAGACTGCTGGGACCTccagagggaggtggtgaagcAGAAGTCGCTCCGCAGCAAGCGTCTCCACAGCATCCCTGAGGTGGCCGAGGAGGAATCGGACAGCGTGGACAGCATGGGCCAACGTCTTTGCTTTGAAGACGGCGGGCGCCCGGGAACGCCGCACACTCAGAGGAGGATGTACCCCCAGGATACCCACATGCACAACAATTTCACCCCCAACAAGACCTCCCGCTACCTGCAGCGCCAGCGCTCCTCCCCTCGCTTCACCGACAGCCGCTACTACTGCAACGCAGACGATCGCAGTCTGGGACGCCCCAACCGCCAGAACACCAAGAGTCCTGACAGCGGCTTAGACTGCGGCAGTGAGGAAGAGGGCTCTCTCGGTCGGGGTCATCGAGGGTACTACACTTATGGGAGCCCACTGCGGGGACCCGTGCGCATCATTCACTGTGAGGGCCCGGTAGAACGGCGAGCGCTGGCAATGGGCCGTAAAAGAACTTTGACCCGCCAGTGCAGCGTGGAAGAAGAGTTCTCCGACCTTCCAGTGACTGCAGTCAAGTTGGTTCACAAAGGTGACTTTAGGAACAGGGAGCACTTTGGGCCTGGTCGGGAGGCCGGGCAGCGAAACTACTCCAGGGAAGGGGCCCTGAGCGAGGGCCGGCTGAACGAGCTGGACAGGGTCTATTACAGCCCCCACAGGGAGGCTAGGGCCCAGTCTATGTCCAGGCTCAACCGGGACCAGCCGCTG ATCATTGGGAACTCACCGTCACACGGAAGCGCTGATCGTCTGGACCACTCAGGGAGGAGGCCGGTTCACATCGGCACCCCCCCTCAGCGACGACCAATCCCATCCATTG AGATCACCATGGACAGTAACAGTGAGGGGAGTGAGGGGAACCTCTCACCCGTCAAGGAGGATGTTTACTATGGCAGTGTAGCTCGGCGCAGGATATGGCGATCTATGTCCTCAGAGGATCAATATG ACGGCTATGGCGGTCGCAGGCACGGGCGGGGACGGCGATCCCCGGATTACTATGAGGAATCGGAGCCAGAGGAGATGACCCGTGTGTTCGTGGCTCTGTTTGACTATGACCCCCTATCCATGTCTCCCAACCCCGATGCTGCTGATGAGGAGCTGCCGTTTAAGGAGGGCCAGATTATCAAG GTGTTTGGGAATAAAGATACAGACGGCTTCTACAGGGCGCAGATCCGAGAACGAGTGGGTCTGATCCCCTGTAACATGGTCTCTGAGATCCAAACAGAGGATTACGACATGATGGACCAGCTCCTCAAACAGGGCTTCCTGCCTCTCAACACTCCTGTGGAGAAGTTAG TGAACTGCGACCGTTTCAAAGATGGCCGCTCAATAAATCGCAGGTCCAGAAAATCCAAGAGAG AGAGAAATAGGCGGAGCGGCCGTCAGCACCCACTGTCGACACGAAGAATGGTCGCTCTGTACGACTACGACCCCAGAGAGAGCTCCCCTAACGTTGATGTAGAG TATGAGGGCAACAGACTGAATGAGGAG GCTGAACTGACTTTCTGTGCCGGTGACGTCATCATGGTCTTTGGTGAAATAGATGAAGATGGCTTTTACTAT GGCGAGCTCAATGGACACAAAGGACTCGTTCCTTCCAACTTTCTAGAAGAAGTGCCTGACGATGTAGAGGTTTTTCTCACTGACTCACCATCTCGATACCCCCAGGACAATCCAGCTCGGATAAAGACCAAAAGG GTTCCATTGGACAAATCGGGTCCGCCCAGAAGAGCAGCCTCTCCCACAGCGCGTCCATGCGCCCTGGACTGGGGCCCGGCCGCCGTGGGGCCTCGCAGTCCCATCAGGGCCCCACTGGACATGTACTcctccaaaaagaaaaagggactGATCTCCAAAGGGAAGAAACTGTTGGGAAGACTTGGCGCTGTAAAATAA
- the rimbp2b gene encoding RIMS-binding protein 2 isoform X3 — protein sequence MREAAERRQQLELEHEQALAVLNAKQQEIDLLQKAQVEAKKEHEGAVHLLENHLDSMQAKVRELEEKCRSQSEQFNLLSKELEKFRLQAGKFDILSTEPLTLCESPGSPNKSLSQLLNGLAAPIGKGNEAPSSRSLISEFIRPLQISGDKPELLSVKPTFLTRSRASSPARAFLSEMDKELSSTTRSKPRFTGKVRLCIARYSYNPYDGPNEHPEAELPLVAGKYLYVYGTMDDDGFYEGELLDGQRGLVPSNFVDFVQDEETSSVQHRGTVAKQPGYLNHSSLGTQRLGVGTGTSISSLLSDSKLDCLSSSSLGIDLMGSSSNGTGTLDVSIDEVGEDIVPYPRRINLIKQLAKSVIIGWDPPVVPPGWGSIRGYNVLVDKEVRMSVPYGGRTKSLIEKLNLATNTYRISVQSITDRGPSDELRCTQLVGKDVVVAPYYLRVDSITQVSAELSWMPSNSNYSHTIFLNGAEYDMVKAGGYKYKFFNLKSMTVYKVKVVAQPHQVPWQLPMDQREKREISVEFCTQPAASVLCSSGPPLPPQEVQVQCGQTPGFLQVRWKPPPLTPSGTSNGASVIGYVVCTKGEKIAEVLYPTADYVTVELNRIQCLEAREIIVRTLSTQGESQDSPVAVIPHNLLGSPRLSHRTMAPPPPMPHLQSHPAHSQTHPPYPSTYPPNHPQPQMQALSRPQPHTLPHTQSQPVHHPPPQPQPHFQRHPMPKSKPLVSAREPETKEHEVGPRPAQSWERSPSPLPPMRGPNLEPPHFQPRRSPSPQRILPQPQGVPITNTIAKAMAREAAQRVFAEGNRIEKRNIFSERGNTLHPLNSDEEEDGYDSPHARRRGASVDEFLRGSELGRQHHHHHYSHSEEYHTESSRGSDLSDIMEEDEEDLYSEMQLEEGRRRSINSHNTLKAYYKRQDLAEERDCWDLQREVVKQKSLRSKRLHSIPEVAEEESDSVDSMGQRLCFEDGGRPGTPHTQRRMYPQDTHMHNNFTPNKTSRYLQRQRSSPRFTDSRYYCNADDRSLGRPNRQNTKSPDSGLDCGSEEEGSLGRGHRGYYTYGSPLRGPVRIIHCEGPVERRALAMGRKRTLTRQCSVEEEFSDLPVTAVKLVHKGDFRNREHFGPGREAGQRNYSREGALSEGRLNELDRVYYSPHREARAQSMSRLNRDQPLIIGNSPSHGSADRLDHSGRRPVHIGTPPQRRPIPSIEITMDSNSEGSEGNLSPVKEDVYYGSVARRRIWRSMSSEDQYDGYGGRRHGRGRRSPDYYEESEPEEMTRVFVALFDYDPLSMSPNPDAADEELPFKEGQIIKVFGNKDTDGFYRAQIRERVGLIPCNMVSEIQTEDYDMMDQLLKQGFLPLNTPVEKLVNCDRFKDGRSINRRSRKSKRERNRRSGRQHPLSTRRMVALYDYDPRESSPNVDVEYEGNRLNEEAELTFCAGDVIMVFGEIDEDGFYYGELNGHKGLVPSNFLEEVPDDVEVFLTDSPSRYPQDNPARIKTKRVPLDKSGPPRRAASPTARPCALDWGPAAVGPRSPIRAPLDMYSSKKKKGLISKGKKLLGRLGAVK from the exons ATGCGTGAGGCTGCAGAGCGGAGGCAGCAGCTAGAATTGGAGCATGAGCAGGCCTTGGCTGTACTCAAtgcaaagcagcaggagattgacCTTCTTCAGAAG GCTCAGGTTGAGGCTAAAAAGGAACATGAAGGTGCTGTCCATCTGTTAGAG AACCACTTGGACAGCATGCAG GCCAAAGTCCGTGAGCTGGAGGAAAAATGTCGGAGTCAGAGTGAGCAGTTCAACCTCCTGTCAAAAGAGTTGGAGAAGTTCCGGCTCCAGGCTGGGAAGTTTGACATCCTCAGCACGGAACCTTTAACTCTATGTGAATCTCCTGGGTCACCCAACAAATCCCTTTCTCAGCTTCTCAATGGACTGGCTGCCCCCATAGGAAAAG GCAATGAGGCTCCATCAAGCAGATCTTTGATATCAGAGTTCATTCGACCGCTCCAGATCAGTGGAGACAAGCCCGAGCTCCTCTCTGTCAAGCCAACATTCCTCACTCGCAGTCGAGCCAGCAGCCCGGCAAGGGCCTTCCTCTCTGAG aTGGACAAAGAGTTGAGCTCAACCACCAGGTCCAAACCAAGATTCACTGGGAAGGTTCGTCTGTGTATTGCTCGGTACAG TTACAATCCTTATGATGGGCCTAATGAGCATCCTGAGGCAGagctccccctggtggcaggGAAGTACCTCTACGTTTACGGGACAATGGATGACGATGGCTTTTATGAAG GAGAGCTGCTGGATGGACAGCGGGGCCTCGTCCCATCTAACTTTGTAGATTTTGTCCAAGATGAGGAGACATCGTCTGTCCAGCATAGGGGCACAGTGGCTAAACAACCTGGCTACCTCAACCACAGTAGCCTGGGAACTCAGAGACTGGGGGTCGGCACAGGAACAAGCATTAGCAGCCTGCTGTCTGACAGTAAACTAGACTGTCTGAGTTCAAGCAGCTTGGGCATTGACCTCATGGGTTCTTCCAGCAATGGGACGGGAACGCTGGATGTCAGCATTGACGAGGTCGGTGAAGACATTGTGCCTTATCCCCGCCGCATCAACCTGATTAAACAACTGGCCAAGAGTGTAATTATTGGTTGGGACCCCCCTGTGGTCCCACCAGGCTGGGGTTCCATCAGAGGCTACAATGTATTGGTGGATAAGGAGGTGCGCATGAGTGTCCCCTACGGGGGCAGGACAAAGTCTCTTATTGAAAAGCTCAATTTAGCTACCAACACTTACCGAATCTCAGTGCAGAGCATCACTGACCGGGGCCCTTCGGATGAGCTCCGGTGCACTCAGCTCGTGGGAAAGGATGTGGTGGTGGCACCTTACTACCTGCGGGTGGATAGCATCACGCAGGTCTCTGCTGAGCTCTCCTGGATGCCCAGCAACAGCAACTACAGTCACACCATCTTCCTCAACGGTGCAGAGTATGACATGGTCAAGGCCGGGGGCTACAAGTACAAGTTCTTCAACCTGAAGTCCATGACAGTTTACAAGGTGAAAGTTGTGGCGCAGCCGCATCAGGTGCCTTGGCAGCTTCCGATGGatcaaagagagaagagggaaatcTCTGTGGAGTTCTGCACTCAGCCTGCAG CGAGTGTGTTATGCTCCTCAGGGCCCCCTCTACCTCCCCAGGAGGTGCAGGTCCAGTGTGGTCAGACGCCCGGGTTCCTGCAGGTCAGATGGAAGCCGCCCCCTCTGACGCCTTCAGGAACCTCCAACGGAGCCAGTGTCATTGGCTATGTTGTGTGCACAAAGGGAGAAAAG ATTGCAGAAGTCTTGTACCCCACAGCAGATTATGTGACTGTGGAGTTAAACAGGATTCAGTGTCTGGAGGCCAGAGAAATCATTGTAAGGACGTTATCAACACAAGGCGAGTCCCAGGACTCTCCTGTGGCCGTCATCCCACACAATCTCTTGGGCTCTCCACGCCTCTCCCACCGAACCATGGCACCCCCTCCCCCTATGCCTCATCTGCAGTCCCATCCAGCGCACTCACAAACCCATCCTCCTTACCCGTCAACGTATCCCCCAAATCACCCTCAGCCCCAGATGCAGGCTCTGTCTCGACCGCAGCCCCACACGCTGCCCCACACGCAGTCGCAGCCTgtccatcatcctcctcctcaacccCAGCCTCATTTCCAGCGCCACCCAATGCCCAAGTCCAAGCCGTTAGTAAGTGCCAGAGAGCCAGAAACCAAAGAGCATGAGGTGGGCCCGCGGCCAGCCCAGTCTTGGGAGCGCTCCCCGTCTCCGCTGCCTCCCATGCGCGGTCCCAACCTAGAGCCACCGCACTTTCAGCCACGGCGATCGCCCTCTCCTCAGAGGATCCTTCCGCAGCCTCAGGGAGTCCCCATCACCAACACCATCGCCAAGGCCATGGCCAGGGAAGCTGCCCAGAGAGTGTTTGCCGAGGGTAACAGG ATTGAGAAAAGGAATATCTTTAGTGAACGAGGTAACACGTTGCATCCACTCAACTctgacgaggaggaggatggataCGACTCTCCTCAtgcgaggaggagaggagcctCGGTGGATGAATTCCTCAGAGGCTCGGAGTTGGGCAGACAG caccatcatcaccactacAGCCACAGTGAAGAGTACCACACAGAGAGCAGCCGGGGTTCCGACCTGTCCGACATaatggaggaggatgaggaagaccTGTACTCTGAGATGCAACTGGAGGAAGGCCGCAGGCGCAGTATCAACTCTCACAACACTCTTAAG GCATATTACAAGCGTCAGGACTTAGCTGAGGAAAGAGACTGCTGGGACCTccagagggaggtggtgaagcAGAAGTCGCTCCGCAGCAAGCGTCTCCACAGCATCCCTGAGGTGGCCGAGGAGGAATCGGACAGCGTGGACAGCATGGGCCAACGTCTTTGCTTTGAAGACGGCGGGCGCCCGGGAACGCCGCACACTCAGAGGAGGATGTACCCCCAGGATACCCACATGCACAACAATTTCACCCCCAACAAGACCTCCCGCTACCTGCAGCGCCAGCGCTCCTCCCCTCGCTTCACCGACAGCCGCTACTACTGCAACGCAGACGATCGCAGTCTGGGACGCCCCAACCGCCAGAACACCAAGAGTCCTGACAGCGGCTTAGACTGCGGCAGTGAGGAAGAGGGCTCTCTCGGTCGGGGTCATCGAGGGTACTACACTTATGGGAGCCCACTGCGGGGACCCGTGCGCATCATTCACTGTGAGGGCCCGGTAGAACGGCGAGCGCTGGCAATGGGCCGTAAAAGAACTTTGACCCGCCAGTGCAGCGTGGAAGAAGAGTTCTCCGACCTTCCAGTGACTGCAGTCAAGTTGGTTCACAAAGGTGACTTTAGGAACAGGGAGCACTTTGGGCCTGGTCGGGAGGCCGGGCAGCGAAACTACTCCAGGGAAGGGGCCCTGAGCGAGGGCCGGCTGAACGAGCTGGACAGGGTCTATTACAGCCCCCACAGGGAGGCTAGGGCCCAGTCTATGTCCAGGCTCAACCGGGACCAGCCGCTG ATCATTGGGAACTCACCGTCACACGGAAGCGCTGATCGTCTGGACCACTCAGGGAGGAGGCCGGTTCACATCGGCACCCCCCCTCAGCGACGACCAATCCCATCCATTG AGATCACCATGGACAGTAACAGTGAGGGGAGTGAGGGGAACCTCTCACCCGTCAAGGAGGATGTTTACTATGGCAGTGTAGCTCGGCGCAGGATATGGCGATCTATGTCCTCAGAGGATCAATATG ACGGCTATGGCGGTCGCAGGCACGGGCGGGGACGGCGATCCCCGGATTACTATGAGGAATCGGAGCCAGAGGAGATGACCCGTGTGTTCGTGGCTCTGTTTGACTATGACCCCCTATCCATGTCTCCCAACCCCGATGCTGCTGATGAGGAGCTGCCGTTTAAGGAGGGCCAGATTATCAAG GTGTTTGGGAATAAAGATACAGACGGCTTCTACAGGGCGCAGATCCGAGAACGAGTGGGTCTGATCCCCTGTAACATGGTCTCTGAGATCCAAACAGAGGATTACGACATGATGGACCAGCTCCTCAAACAGGGCTTCCTGCCTCTCAACACTCCTGTGGAGAAGTTAG TGAACTGCGACCGTTTCAAAGATGGCCGCTCAATAAATCGCAGGTCCAGAAAATCCAAGAGAG AGAGAAATAGGCGGAGCGGCCGTCAGCACCCACTGTCGACACGAAGAATGGTCGCTCTGTACGACTACGACCCCAGAGAGAGCTCCCCTAACGTTGATGTAGAG TATGAGGGCAACAGACTGAATGAGGAG GCTGAACTGACTTTCTGTGCCGGTGACGTCATCATGGTCTTTGGTGAAATAGATGAAGATGGCTTTTACTAT GGCGAGCTCAATGGACACAAAGGACTCGTTCCTTCCAACTTTCTAGAAGAAGTGCCTGACGATGTAGAGGTTTTTCTCACTGACTCACCATCTCGATACCCCCAGGACAATCCAGCTCGGATAAAGACCAAAAGG GTTCCATTGGACAAATCGGGTCCGCCCAGAAGAGCAGCCTCTCCCACAGCGCGTCCATGCGCCCTGGACTGGGGCCCGGCCGCCGTGGGGCCTCGCAGTCCCATCAGGGCCCCACTGGACATGTACTcctccaaaaagaaaaagggactGATCTCCAAAGGGAAGAAACTGTTGGGAAGACTTGGCGCTGTAAAATAA